In Amycolatopsis sp. EV170708-02-1, the following are encoded in one genomic region:
- a CDS encoding cytochrome P450 produces the protein MSTTDNVDPAEFPAYPMARGCPLHPPAEYADLSTRRPVSRAVLPSGKPVWLVASHELVKEILTDPRVSANRFLGGFPHQFRRVQTAAQQTEQMKKGSAVIGRAFGVDGPEHAERKRLVVPEFTVRRVQAFRPRIQEIVDDVLDEMVAAGSPAELMSALALPVPSRVICELLDVPQEDRQYFLDRTTTMVDQSSTVEQRLQANLDVLGKLDGLIKAKEADPADDVLGRIVRRNVELGVLSHDEIVGVAAFLLISGFETTANMISMGTLGLLENPGQLELLIEDPGLAGSAVDELLRYFSVSDPAGSRVALEDIEIGGVTIPAGEGVIALAGAANWDPSVFDEPERLDIRRKARGHLAFGHGAHQCIGLHLARLELEVVFGTLFQRLPGLRVTAPVDDLRYKVGANIYGVHEVPVAW, from the coding sequence GTGAGCACGACCGATAACGTCGATCCGGCGGAATTCCCCGCGTATCCGATGGCCCGGGGTTGTCCGTTGCACCCGCCCGCGGAATACGCGGACCTGAGCACACGGCGGCCGGTCAGCCGAGCGGTTCTCCCGTCGGGAAAACCGGTGTGGCTGGTCGCCAGTCACGAGCTGGTCAAAGAGATCCTGACCGATCCGCGGGTCAGCGCCAATCGTTTCCTCGGCGGATTCCCGCATCAGTTCCGCCGGGTGCAGACGGCGGCGCAGCAGACCGAGCAGATGAAGAAGGGGTCCGCCGTCATCGGGCGGGCGTTCGGGGTCGACGGTCCCGAGCACGCCGAACGCAAACGGCTGGTCGTACCGGAATTCACCGTGCGGCGGGTGCAGGCGTTCCGGCCGCGGATCCAGGAGATCGTGGACGACGTGCTGGACGAGATGGTGGCGGCGGGCAGCCCCGCCGAACTGATGTCGGCGCTCGCGCTGCCGGTGCCGTCCCGCGTGATCTGCGAGCTGCTCGACGTCCCCCAGGAGGACAGGCAGTACTTCCTCGACCGGACGACCACGATGGTGGACCAGTCGAGCACGGTCGAGCAGCGTCTGCAGGCCAACCTCGACGTGCTCGGCAAACTCGACGGGTTGATCAAGGCCAAGGAGGCCGATCCGGCGGACGACGTGCTCGGCCGGATCGTGCGGCGCAACGTCGAGCTGGGCGTGCTCAGCCATGACGAGATCGTCGGCGTGGCGGCGTTCCTGCTCATTTCCGGGTTCGAGACCACCGCCAACATGATTTCGATGGGCACCCTCGGGCTGCTGGAGAACCCCGGCCAGCTCGAGCTGCTGATCGAAGACCCGGGCCTGGCGGGAAGCGCGGTCGACGAGCTGCTGCGCTACTTCAGCGTCTCCGACCCGGCGGGTTCCCGCGTCGCCCTCGAGGACATCGAGATCGGCGGCGTGACGATCCCCGCCGGCGAAGGCGTGATCGCGCTGGCCGGGGCGGCCAACTGGGATCCGTCGGTCTTCGACGAGCCGGAACGGCTGGACATCCGGCGCAAGGCCCGCGGCCACCTGGCCTTCGGGCACGGCGCCCACCAGTGCATCGGGCTGCACCTGGCCAGGCTGGAGCTGGAGGTCGTGTTCGGCACGCTGTTCCAGCGGCTGCCCGGCCTGCGGGTGACCGCGCCGGTCGACGACCTGCGGTACAAGGTCGGCGCGAACATCTACGGCGTCCACGAGGTGCCGGTCGCGTGGTGA